The Geodermatophilaceae bacterium NBWT11 genome has a segment encoding these proteins:
- a CDS encoding MFS transporter has protein sequence MAASCMPILGAVLLSPVLPTLQRAFADTPGVDALAPLVLTAPALLIALLAPFAGRLVDAVGRKRLLVGALAVYALVGTAPVLLDSLPAILATRVGVGITEAAIMTCCTTLIADYSAGARRAKLFGLQTIVTTLAATVFFGLGGALGSNDWRTPFWLYLVGLPLAALAAWRLWTPTAPVRTAADAALPPLPWRSMLLPLGVTLVGGVVFYTPIVELSFVLDALGVTATATIGGLAALASLATAAGAASFSRVVHRGPGFLLPVAFGLAGLGLLVMGLAPVVPVAVLGAVVASAGTGLMLPSLLTWVVSRLSFAERGRGTGRFTAALFLGEFLCPLLVIALSGALSGIPAAVAVVGGIAVLLAVGVHRLRVS, from the coding sequence ATGGCGGCCAGCTGCATGCCCATCCTGGGCGCGGTGCTGCTGTCCCCGGTGCTGCCCACCCTGCAGCGGGCCTTCGCCGACACCCCCGGGGTCGACGCGCTGGCGCCCTTGGTGCTCACCGCCCCGGCCCTGCTGATCGCACTGCTCGCCCCGTTCGCCGGGCGGCTGGTGGACGCGGTGGGCCGCAAGCGGCTGCTGGTCGGCGCGCTCGCCGTCTACGCCCTCGTCGGCACCGCGCCGGTGCTGCTGGACTCGCTGCCGGCAATCCTGGCCACCCGGGTCGGCGTCGGCATCACCGAGGCCGCGATCATGACCTGCTGCACCACGCTGATCGCCGACTACTCCGCCGGTGCACGCCGGGCCAAGCTCTTCGGCCTGCAGACCATCGTCACCACGCTGGCCGCCACCGTGTTCTTCGGCCTGGGCGGGGCGCTGGGCAGCAACGACTGGCGCACCCCGTTCTGGCTGTACCTGGTCGGCCTGCCGCTCGCCGCGCTGGCCGCCTGGCGGCTGTGGACCCCCACCGCCCCGGTGCGCACCGCCGCCGACGCCGCCCTGCCGCCGCTCCCCTGGCGCTCGATGCTGCTGCCGCTGGGCGTGACCCTCGTCGGTGGCGTGGTCTTCTACACCCCGATCGTCGAGCTCTCCTTCGTGCTGGACGCCCTCGGCGTCACCGCCACGGCCACGATCGGCGGACTGGCCGCCCTGGCCTCGCTGGCCACCGCGGCCGGTGCCGCGTCCTTCTCCCGGGTCGTGCACCGCGGACCCGGCTTCCTGCTGCCGGTCGCGTTCGGTCTGGCCGGTCTCGGCCTGCTCGTCATGGGCCTGGCGCCCGTCGTCCCGGTCGCGGTGCTCGGCGCAGTCGTCGCCAGTGCGGGCACCGGGCTGATGCTGCCCAGCCTGCTGACCTGGGTGGTCTCCCGGCTGTCATTCGCCGAGCGGGGCCGTGGCACCGGCCGCTTCACCGCCGCGCTCTTCCTGGGTGAGTTCCTCTGCCCGCTGCTGGTGATCGCGCTGTCCGGCGCGCTGTCGGGCATCCCCGCCGCCGTGGCCGTCGTCGGCGGCATCGCCGTCCTGCTCGCCGTCGGCGTCCACCGGCTCCGCGTCAGCTGA